A window from Nocardioides mesophilus encodes these proteins:
- a CDS encoding PilZ domain-containing protein, translating into MQVLVRERLWRRQRWMTWRTQLEYLSGTLWWLEGLGTLLSLGVPVALLLTGVPTSIVSPWLFACVFVVAFGVRMWGFKRLMRNQIRWRTAFALRVLRIPVGLSCLWWLLSRRTLSFAVTPKGAADSRLRGRVPGVVTSVLVALAALVGYAVLGLLGLVPWHTDAASTVSSGLWLTVALAVLVHATARIRAEQYATSRRAAHRFTLPVDCRVAGLPARLVDVSVNGAAVRLEPGASLPSGEVTVELPGAVPLTMRVTGHGAGVLKLATRERDWATLRAISLWLFHTPSGCVPGLPAGVPVVAVQGA; encoded by the coding sequence ATGCAGGTCCTGGTCCGCGAGCGGCTGTGGCGCCGGCAGCGGTGGATGACGTGGCGCACGCAGCTGGAGTACCTCTCCGGGACGCTGTGGTGGCTCGAGGGGCTCGGCACGCTGCTCTCCCTCGGCGTCCCGGTCGCGCTGCTGCTCACCGGCGTGCCGACCTCGATCGTCTCGCCGTGGCTGTTCGCCTGCGTGTTCGTGGTCGCCTTCGGCGTCCGGATGTGGGGGTTCAAGCGGCTGATGCGCAACCAGATCCGCTGGCGCACCGCCTTCGCGCTGCGGGTGCTGCGCATCCCGGTCGGGCTCTCCTGCCTGTGGTGGCTGCTGAGCCGGCGCACGCTGTCGTTCGCGGTCACCCCCAAGGGAGCGGCCGACTCCCGGCTGCGGGGACGGGTGCCCGGGGTGGTCACGAGCGTGCTGGTCGCGCTGGCGGCGCTGGTGGGGTACGCCGTCCTCGGCCTGCTCGGTCTCGTGCCGTGGCACACCGACGCCGCCTCCACGGTCTCCTCCGGGCTCTGGCTCACGGTGGCCCTGGCGGTGCTGGTGCACGCCACCGCGCGGATCCGGGCCGAGCAGTACGCCACCTCCCGCCGGGCCGCGCACCGGTTCACCCTGCCGGTGGACTGCCGGGTGGCCGGGCTGCCGGCGCGGCTGGTCGACGTCTCGGTCAACGGCGCCGCCGTCCGGCTCGAGCCGGGGGCCTCGCTGCCGTCCGGCGAGGTGACGGTCGAGCTGCCCGGCGCCGTACCTCTCACCATGCGGGTCACCGGCCACGGCGCCGGCGTGCTCAAGCTGGCGACCCGCGAGCGGGACTGGGCCACCCTGCGGGCGATCTCGCTGTGGCTGTTCCACACGCCGTCGGGGTGCGTGCCGGGGCTGCCCGCGGGCGTGCCGGTGGTCGCCGTGCAGGGCGCCTGA
- a CDS encoding glycosyltransferase — protein sequence MTLLAPEPTRSTGAPARRPLLSVPLVGKRPRSGSAPAVLPLAAWAHMLDAPVRESARSRAVARFGGVVALLSLLSYLTWRVAATLPEGPGRQAAWLLVGFEALPLLGAVVKLVVTWSIDAPAVGPVRQAPHGMRVAVLVPTYNEPAEVVGPTIAAACALQPAHETWVLDDGDRPWLAALCADLGARYVTRSEHQHAKAGNLNHALDLMATEEAAGGLPIDLVAVLDCDHVPLPAFLTAMLGYFEDDRIALVQGPQTYFNGGAFDDDGYTGEQGQFFNVQLAARARAGAGTFWCGSTSVLRVAALREVGGVAQETVIEDMHTTLKLQRLGWRTAYHHQTLAVGLAPATPSSTSCSAAAGGWARCRSWSASGCGAGSGG from the coding sequence ATGACACTGCTCGCACCGGAGCCGACCCGCTCCACCGGCGCCCCTGCCCGTCGACCGCTGCTGTCCGTGCCGCTGGTCGGGAAGCGCCCGCGGTCCGGGAGCGCGCCGGCCGTCCTGCCGCTGGCCGCCTGGGCCCACATGCTCGACGCGCCGGTCCGCGAGTCCGCACGGTCCCGGGCCGTGGCCCGGTTCGGGGGCGTGGTCGCGCTGCTGTCGCTGCTGTCCTACCTCACCTGGCGGGTGGCGGCGACGCTGCCGGAGGGCCCGGGCCGGCAGGCCGCCTGGCTGCTGGTCGGCTTCGAGGCGCTGCCGCTGCTCGGCGCGGTCGTCAAGCTGGTGGTCACGTGGAGCATCGACGCGCCCGCGGTCGGGCCGGTCCGGCAGGCGCCGCACGGGATGCGGGTGGCGGTGCTGGTGCCGACGTACAACGAGCCCGCCGAGGTGGTCGGCCCGACGATCGCCGCCGCCTGCGCGCTGCAGCCGGCCCACGAGACCTGGGTGCTCGACGACGGTGACCGGCCCTGGCTCGCCGCCCTGTGCGCCGACCTCGGCGCCCGCTACGTGACCCGCAGCGAGCACCAGCACGCGAAGGCCGGCAACCTCAACCACGCGCTGGACCTGATGGCCACCGAGGAGGCGGCCGGCGGGCTGCCGATCGACCTCGTCGCGGTGCTCGACTGCGACCACGTGCCGCTGCCGGCTTTCCTGACCGCGATGCTCGGCTACTTCGAGGACGACCGGATCGCGCTGGTGCAGGGCCCGCAGACCTACTTCAACGGTGGCGCGTTCGACGACGACGGCTACACCGGTGAGCAGGGCCAGTTCTTCAACGTCCAGCTCGCGGCCCGCGCCCGCGCCGGTGCCGGCACCTTCTGGTGCGGGTCGACCTCGGTGCTGCGGGTGGCGGCGCTGCGCGAGGTGGGCGGGGTCGCGCAGGAGACCGTGATCGAGGACATGCACACCACGCTGAAGCTGCAGCGGCTCGGCTGGCGCACCGCCTACCACCACCAGACGCTCGCCGTCGGCCTGGCCCCGGCCACCCCGAGCAGTACCTCGTGCAGCGCCGCCGCTGGGGGATGGGCGCGATGCAGGTCCTGGTCCGCGAGCGGCTGTGGCGCCGGCAGCGGTGGATGA
- a CDS encoding sterol carrier family protein: MPIRLRPADPALVAAALARFRDGGRDAADLRLLTKHLLALLVGRAPGGAVEVRVPPYAVAQCLEGTRHTRGTPPAVVETDPATWIELAVGDLDWDEATRAGRLRASGERSDLGALLPLA; this comes from the coding sequence GTGCCGATCCGCCTGCGTCCCGCCGACCCCGCGCTCGTCGCCGCCGCGCTGGCCCGCTTCCGCGACGGCGGTCGCGACGCGGCCGACCTGCGGCTGCTCACCAAGCACCTGCTGGCGCTGCTGGTCGGCCGGGCCCCCGGCGGCGCGGTCGAGGTGCGGGTGCCGCCGTACGCCGTGGCGCAGTGCCTCGAGGGCACCCGGCACACCCGCGGCACCCCGCCCGCTGTCGTGGAGACCGACCCGGCCACCTGGATCGAGCTCGCGGTCGGGGACCTCGACTGGGACGAGGCCACCCGGGCCGGCCGGCTGCGGGCGTCCGGCGAGCGCTCCGACCTCGGCGCCCTGCTGCCGCTGGCCTGA
- a CDS encoding glycoside hydrolase domain-containing protein, producing the protein MRRASILLLLAAAVAGALLGPWSDPSADATAEVMPGSFTGYAFDACQAPSQQQMDVWRRHSPYRAVGVYVSGANRACAEQRHLDRAWVAEQDRLGWLLLPLHVGRQASCAGVARWRLVSADPADGYAAAADQGREEADTAVAAARDLGIATGSTLWYDLEGFDTRGRQCRDSTVAMLAGWTGRLHDHGFRSGVYSSASSGIAVLERRRRAGAGGLPDRVWVADWNGREDVHSPVLAADAWAGDRVHQFRGTHTESYGGVPLVVDSNFLVTGGGTRAGRAAPAAATTPLLKFGSGGPAVRRLQRALNAAGPARLRVTGTFLAPTRDAVRALQRRRGLPATGVVTGRLWRQLQEDRR; encoded by the coding sequence ATGCGCCGTGCCTCGATCCTCCTGCTGCTGGCCGCGGCCGTGGCCGGAGCACTGCTCGGGCCGTGGTCGGACCCGTCGGCCGACGCCACCGCCGAGGTGATGCCGGGCTCGTTCACCGGCTACGCCTTCGACGCCTGCCAGGCGCCCTCGCAGCAGCAGATGGACGTGTGGCGCCGGCACTCGCCCTACCGTGCGGTCGGCGTCTACGTCTCCGGGGCCAACCGCGCCTGCGCCGAGCAGCGGCACCTGGACCGGGCCTGGGTCGCCGAGCAGGACCGCTTGGGCTGGCTGCTGCTGCCGCTGCACGTGGGCCGGCAGGCCTCCTGCGCGGGCGTGGCGCGGTGGCGGCTGGTCAGCGCCGACCCGGCGGACGGCTACGCAGCGGCCGCCGACCAGGGCCGCGAGGAGGCCGACACCGCGGTGGCGGCCGCCCGCGACCTGGGCATCGCGACCGGGAGCACGCTCTGGTACGACCTCGAGGGGTTCGACACCCGCGGCCGCCAGTGCCGGGACTCGACGGTCGCGATGCTGGCAGGGTGGACCGGGCGGCTGCACGACCACGGCTTCCGCAGCGGGGTCTACTCCAGCGCTTCCAGCGGCATCGCGGTGCTCGAGCGGCGCCGCCGGGCGGGCGCCGGCGGCCTGCCGGACCGGGTCTGGGTCGCGGACTGGAACGGCCGCGAGGACGTGCACTCCCCGGTCCTGGCCGCCGACGCGTGGGCCGGTGACCGGGTGCACCAGTTCCGCGGCACCCACACCGAGTCCTACGGTGGCGTGCCGCTCGTCGTCGACAGCAACTTCCTCGTGACCGGCGGCGGCACCCGGGCCGGCCGGGCCGCGCCGGCGGCCGCGACGACCCCGCTGCTGAAGTTCGGCTCGGGCGGCCCTGCGGTCCGGCGGCTGCAGCGCGCGCTGAACGCGGCCGGCCCGGCGCGGCTCCGGGTCACCGGGACCTTCCTCGCGCCCACCCGGGACGCGGTCCGCGCCCTCCAGCGGCGGCGCGGCCTCCCGGCGACCGGGGTGGTGACCGGGCGGCTGTGGCGACAGCTGCAGGAAGATCGACGCTGA
- a CDS encoding glycoside hydrolase domain-containing protein — translation MPLRRADPSAPRLRRRLATAVTAAVVATLGAGLAAPAQADNVATPGNFTGYAFDQCVAPSQAAMDAWLRSSPFWAVGIYISGDSRGCPNQPNLTPTWVSTQLASGWRLLAITLGPQASCTTRERYLQQVRISPDPTRRYAKARRQGRDEADKTVARAAQLGLSEGSTLWYDLEAFDTSGTSCRESALSFLHAWTNRLHGAGFVSGVYSSAASGIKMLDDVRTTRPGAYVMPDQIWIADWNGRADVSSSYISSTGWMPHARVHQYRGGHNETYGGVTINIDSNFVDLGAGSTAPRARAQCGGVNVDFAAYAKVRTGASGPLVTAGQCLLSSGGWYTGELSGVFDATLRSAVRAYRASAGLPAGGAINARTWTALLVRGSGDPLMKYGAASRPVRRLQRGLNAADAAGLSVTGVFEGSTTAAVRRYQADHGLPVTGVVDTRLWKLLRSGTL, via the coding sequence ATGCCACTGCGCCGAGCCGATCCGTCCGCCCCCCGCCTGCGCCGGAGGCTGGCGACCGCCGTGACCGCGGCCGTGGTCGCCACGTTGGGCGCCGGCCTGGCCGCTCCCGCACAGGCGGACAACGTCGCCACCCCCGGGAACTTCACCGGCTACGCCTTCGACCAGTGCGTGGCCCCCTCGCAGGCCGCGATGGACGCGTGGCTGCGCAGCTCCCCGTTCTGGGCGGTCGGCATCTACATCTCCGGGGACTCCCGGGGCTGCCCGAACCAGCCGAACCTGACGCCGACCTGGGTCTCCACCCAGCTCGCCAGCGGCTGGCGGCTGCTGGCGATCACGCTGGGCCCGCAGGCGTCCTGCACGACCCGGGAGCGCTACCTGCAGCAGGTGCGGATCAGCCCCGACCCGACCCGTCGCTACGCCAAGGCGCGCCGGCAGGGCCGCGACGAGGCCGACAAGACGGTCGCCCGGGCCGCGCAGCTGGGCCTCAGCGAGGGCAGCACGTTGTGGTACGACCTCGAGGCCTTCGACACCAGCGGGACGTCCTGCCGGGAGTCGGCGCTGAGCTTCCTGCACGCCTGGACCAACCGGTTGCACGGCGCCGGCTTCGTCTCCGGCGTCTACTCCAGCGCCGCCTCGGGCATCAAGATGCTCGACGACGTGCGGACCACCCGGCCCGGCGCCTACGTCATGCCGGACCAGATCTGGATCGCGGACTGGAACGGCCGCGCCGACGTCTCCTCGAGCTACATCAGCAGCACCGGCTGGATGCCGCACGCCCGGGTGCACCAGTACCGCGGCGGTCACAACGAGACCTACGGCGGCGTCACCATCAACATCGACAGCAACTTCGTCGACCTCGGCGCCGGCTCCACCGCACCCCGGGCCCGCGCCCAGTGCGGCGGCGTGAACGTCGACTTCGCTGCCTACGCCAAGGTCCGGACCGGCGCGAGCGGCCCGCTGGTGACCGCGGGCCAGTGCCTGCTGAGCAGCGGCGGCTGGTACACCGGCGAGCTGAGCGGCGTCTTCGACGCGACGCTGCGCTCCGCGGTCCGCGCCTACCGTGCCTCGGCCGGGCTCCCGGCCGGCGGCGCGATCAACGCCCGCACCTGGACCGCGCTGCTGGTCCGCGGCAGCGGCGACCCGCTGATGAAGTACGGCGCCGCCTCCCGCCCGGTGCGCCGGCTGCAGCGTGGGCTCAACGCCGCCGACGCGGCCGGCCTATCGGTGACCGGGGTCTTCGAGGGCTCCACCACCGCCGCGGTCCGCCGCTACCAGGCAGACCACGGGCTGCCGGTGACCGGCGTGGTCGACACCCGGCTGTGGAAGCTGCTGCGCAGCGGCACCCTCTGA
- the purL gene encoding phosphoribosylformylglycinamidine synthase subunit PurL, which translates to MHLDTVEVASTTPDREQPWADLGLKPDEYAEIREILGRRPTSSELAMYSVMWSEHCSYKSSKVHLRQFGDMTEEMRRHLMVGIGENAGVVDIGDGYAVTFKVESHNHPSYVEPYQGAATGVGGIVRDILAMGARPVAVMDPLRFGPLDNPDTHRVLPGIVAGVGGYGNCLGLPNIGGEAVFDASYAGNPLVNALCIGVMRHEQIHLAKASGDGNLVILYGARTGGDGIGGVSVLASETFESTGPTKRPAVQVGDPFMEKLLIECTLEIFAEELVVGIQDLGGAGLSCATSELASAGDGGMHVWLDRVPLRDSSLAPEEILMSESQERMMAVVTPAHVDRFLEICAKWDVDATVVGVVNESGRLTIEWHGESVVDVPPRSVAHEGPTYQRPFARPADQDALQADGAEALARPGTGAELRDTLLRLVASPNLCDKSWITDQYDRYVQGNTVLAQPEDSGMVRVDEESNLGVAVSTDCNGRFARLDPYTGAQLALAESYRNVVTTGARPLAVSDCLNFGSPEDPAVMWQFAEATRGLADGCRALGVPVTGGNVSLYNQTGETAILPTPVVAVLGVIDDVTRRTPSGFAAQGQQIYLLGTTREELSGSEWAHVVHGHLGGLPPAVDLAAEKELADILINASRDGLIDAAHDVSDGGLAQALVESCLRNGVGARVWLPDELEPFVALFSESAGRAIVAVPRSEEVRFTDMCSARGFAHLRIGVTDGSGDDALLDVQDQFSVPLGELRTAWAATLPAALS; encoded by the coding sequence CTGCACCTCGACACCGTCGAGGTCGCCTCCACCACTCCCGACCGCGAGCAGCCCTGGGCCGACCTCGGCCTCAAGCCCGACGAGTACGCCGAGATCCGGGAGATCCTGGGCCGCCGGCCGACCTCCTCGGAGCTGGCGATGTACTCCGTCATGTGGAGCGAGCACTGCTCCTACAAGTCCTCCAAGGTGCACCTGCGCCAGTTCGGCGACATGACCGAGGAGATGCGCCGCCACCTGATGGTCGGCATCGGGGAGAACGCCGGCGTGGTCGACATCGGCGACGGCTACGCGGTCACCTTCAAGGTCGAGTCGCACAACCACCCCTCGTACGTCGAGCCCTACCAGGGCGCGGCCACCGGCGTCGGTGGCATCGTCCGCGACATCCTGGCGATGGGCGCCCGCCCGGTCGCGGTCATGGACCCGCTGCGCTTCGGCCCGCTCGACAACCCCGACACCCACCGGGTGCTGCCGGGGATCGTCGCCGGGGTGGGCGGCTACGGCAACTGCCTCGGGCTGCCCAACATCGGCGGCGAGGCGGTCTTCGACGCCTCCTACGCCGGCAACCCGCTGGTCAACGCGCTCTGCATCGGCGTGATGCGCCATGAGCAGATCCACCTCGCGAAGGCGTCCGGCGACGGCAACCTGGTGATCCTCTACGGCGCCCGCACCGGTGGCGACGGGATCGGCGGCGTCTCGGTGCTGGCCTCGGAGACCTTCGAGTCCACCGGCCCGACGAAGCGGCCCGCGGTCCAGGTCGGCGACCCGTTCATGGAGAAGCTGCTGATCGAGTGCACGCTGGAGATCTTCGCCGAGGAGCTCGTCGTCGGCATCCAGGACCTCGGCGGCGCCGGGCTGTCCTGCGCCACCTCCGAGCTCGCCTCGGCCGGCGACGGCGGCATGCACGTGTGGCTGGACCGGGTGCCGCTCCGGGACTCCTCGCTCGCGCCGGAGGAGATCCTGATGAGCGAGTCGCAGGAGCGGATGATGGCCGTGGTGACGCCGGCCCACGTCGACCGGTTCCTGGAGATCTGCGCCAAGTGGGACGTCGACGCGACCGTGGTCGGCGTGGTCAACGAGTCCGGCCGGCTGACCATCGAGTGGCACGGCGAGAGCGTCGTCGACGTGCCGCCCCGCTCGGTCGCGCACGAGGGCCCGACGTACCAGCGGCCGTTCGCCCGCCCCGCCGACCAGGACGCCCTGCAGGCCGACGGCGCCGAGGCGCTGGCCCGTCCGGGCACCGGCGCGGAGCTGCGCGACACGTTGCTGCGGCTGGTCGCCAGCCCCAACCTCTGCGACAAGTCCTGGATCACCGACCAGTACGACCGCTACGTGCAGGGCAACACCGTGCTCGCCCAGCCGGAGGACTCCGGGATGGTGCGGGTCGACGAGGAGAGCAACCTCGGGGTGGCGGTCTCGACCGACTGCAACGGCCGCTTCGCCCGGCTCGACCCGTACACCGGTGCGCAGCTCGCGCTGGCCGAGTCCTACCGCAACGTCGTCACCACCGGGGCCCGGCCGCTGGCGGTGAGCGACTGCCTCAACTTCGGCTCGCCGGAGGACCCGGCGGTGATGTGGCAGTTCGCGGAGGCCACCCGCGGCCTCGCCGACGGCTGCCGGGCGCTGGGCGTGCCGGTCACCGGCGGCAACGTCAGCCTCTACAACCAGACCGGCGAGACCGCGATCCTGCCGACCCCGGTGGTGGCGGTGCTCGGCGTGATCGACGACGTCACCCGGCGTACGCCGTCCGGGTTCGCCGCGCAGGGCCAGCAGATCTACCTGCTTGGCACGACGCGCGAGGAGCTCTCCGGCTCGGAGTGGGCGCACGTGGTGCACGGCCACCTTGGCGGTCTGCCGCCGGCGGTCGACCTGGCCGCGGAGAAGGAGCTCGCCGACATCCTCATCAACGCCTCCCGCGACGGGCTGATCGACGCCGCGCACGACGTCTCCGACGGTGGCCTGGCGCAGGCGCTGGTGGAGTCGTGCCTGCGCAACGGGGTCGGCGCCCGGGTCTGGCTGCCCGACGAGCTCGAGCCGTTCGTCGCGCTGTTCAGCGAGTCGGCCGGCCGGGCGATCGTCGCGGTGCCGCGCTCGGAGGAGGTCCGGTTCACCGACATGTGCAGCGCCCGCGGCTTCGCGCACCTGCGGATCGGGGTCACCGACGGCTCCGGCGACGACGCCCTGCTCGACGTCCAGGACCAGTTCTCGGTCCCGCTCGGCGAGCTCCGGACCGCCTGGGCGGCCACCCTTCCCGCCGCCCTGTCCTGA
- a CDS encoding PQQ-dependent sugar dehydrogenase, whose amino-acid sequence MTELDRRTLFKAAAAAGVAVPGAALLGAGPAAAAPRVTQVLARDLEVPWGLAFLPGGDALVGERMSGDVHRVLRTGGRRRVGRVGGVRANAGEGGLLGLACSPTFHRDRWVYAFLSAASDNRIVRMRYVDGALRHREPVLAGIPTRNYHNGGRLRFGPDGLLYASTGDAGDPQRAASTGSLAGKVLRMTPGGGVPSGNPFGNHVWSFNHRNVEGLAFDGRGRLWATELGEKTYDELNRILPGRDYGWSYSEGPDGPGGAKDPFVTWTPTSSCSPSGIAVVRGQAWIGALAGRALMRVDLAGDGRRSKHRFLHDRFGRIRTVERAPDGSLWITTSNRDGRGDPARHDDKVIRVRV is encoded by the coding sequence ATGACCGAGCTGGACCGCCGCACCCTGTTCAAGGCCGCCGCCGCGGCGGGCGTCGCCGTCCCCGGCGCAGCGCTGCTCGGCGCCGGCCCGGCCGCCGCGGCGCCCCGGGTCACCCAGGTGCTGGCCCGCGACCTCGAGGTCCCGTGGGGGCTGGCCTTCCTGCCCGGCGGCGACGCACTGGTCGGCGAGCGGATGTCCGGCGACGTGCACCGGGTGCTGCGCACCGGCGGCCGGCGCCGGGTCGGTCGGGTCGGCGGCGTCCGGGCGAACGCCGGCGAGGGCGGCCTGCTCGGCCTGGCCTGCTCCCCCACCTTCCATCGGGACCGCTGGGTCTACGCGTTCCTCTCCGCCGCCTCGGACAACCGGATCGTGCGGATGCGGTACGTCGACGGCGCGCTGCGCCACCGGGAGCCGGTCCTGGCCGGGATCCCGACGCGCAACTACCACAACGGCGGCCGGCTGCGGTTCGGTCCGGACGGCCTGCTCTACGCCTCGACCGGCGACGCCGGCGACCCGCAGCGGGCGGCGAGCACCGGCTCGCTGGCCGGCAAGGTCCTCCGGATGACTCCAGGCGGCGGCGTCCCGTCCGGGAACCCGTTCGGCAACCACGTCTGGTCCTTCAACCACCGCAACGTCGAGGGCCTCGCCTTCGACGGCCGCGGCCGGCTGTGGGCCACCGAGCTCGGCGAGAAGACCTACGACGAGCTGAACCGGATCCTGCCCGGGCGCGACTACGGCTGGTCCTACTCCGAGGGGCCGGACGGCCCCGGCGGCGCCAAGGACCCGTTCGTCACCTGGACGCCGACGTCGAGCTGCTCCCCGAGCGGCATCGCGGTGGTCCGCGGGCAGGCCTGGATCGGCGCGCTGGCGGGCCGGGCGCTGATGCGGGTCGACCTCGCCGGCGACGGCAGGCGCAGCAAGCACCGCTTCCTGCACGACCGGTTCGGCCGGATCCGCACCGTGGAGCGGGCCCCGGACGGGTCGCTGTGGATCACCACCAGCAACCGTGACGGCCGCGGCGACCCCGCCCGGCACGACGACAAGGTCATCCGGGTGCGGGTCTGA
- a CDS encoding heparan-alpha-glucosaminide N-acetyltransferase domain-containing protein, whose amino-acid sequence MTLRLPTVPPGRLVGLDVARCLALVGMIATHTLVSTAPDGGVSTVQAIAGGRASALFAVLAGVSTALMTGRSRPLSGRPLRAAAAGLAARAGFVAAIGLLLGGLDTTVAVILTSYGVLFCLGLPFLGLRARTLAGLALVWAVLAPVLSQLLRPLLPPRGYDSPSLAGLADLPRLLGELLLTGYYPAVVWLAYLLAGMALGRLELRRTGTAVGLLLAGAGTAALAWAVSSVLLEGAGVRAELARTFTGPAEPGGLADTLEHGLYGSTPTGSWWWLAVHAPHSGTPFDLLHTGGCAVAAIGACLLLARLAPATLAVVFGAGTMTLTTYSLHVVLRTPWAWPDDDAATFARHVLLVLAIGAAFRLLGRSGPLERVAALLAGSVRRSVLGPQPDGIPVGAPERGVEPGVDRGVDR is encoded by the coding sequence ATGACGCTGCGGCTCCCGACGGTCCCGCCCGGCCGGCTCGTCGGGCTCGACGTCGCCCGCTGCCTGGCCCTGGTGGGGATGATCGCCACCCACACGCTGGTCAGCACCGCACCCGACGGCGGGGTGAGCACCGTGCAGGCGATCGCCGGCGGTCGGGCCTCCGCGCTGTTCGCGGTGCTGGCCGGGGTCAGCACCGCGCTGATGACCGGCCGGTCCCGGCCGCTGTCCGGGCGGCCGCTGCGCGCGGCCGCCGCCGGCCTGGCCGCCCGCGCCGGCTTCGTCGCCGCGATCGGGCTGCTGCTCGGCGGACTGGACACCACCGTCGCAGTGATCCTCACCTCGTACGGCGTGCTGTTCTGCCTCGGGCTGCCGTTCCTGGGCCTGCGGGCGCGCACCCTCGCCGGTCTGGCCCTCGTCTGGGCGGTGCTCGCGCCGGTGCTCTCCCAGCTGCTGCGGCCGCTGCTGCCTCCGCGCGGCTACGACAGCCCGTCGCTGGCCGGGCTGGCCGACCTGCCCCGGCTGCTCGGCGAGCTGCTGCTCACCGGCTACTACCCGGCCGTGGTCTGGCTCGCCTACCTGCTGGCCGGGATGGCCCTGGGCCGCCTCGAGCTGCGGCGCACCGGCACCGCGGTCGGGCTGCTGCTGGCCGGCGCCGGCACCGCGGCGCTGGCCTGGGCGGTGTCCTCGGTGCTCCTCGAGGGCGCCGGGGTCCGCGCCGAGCTGGCCCGCACCTTCACCGGACCGGCCGAGCCCGGCGGCCTCGCGGACACCCTGGAGCACGGCCTCTACGGCAGCACCCCGACCGGCAGCTGGTGGTGGCTGGCGGTGCACGCCCCGCACTCGGGGACGCCGTTCGACCTGCTGCACACCGGTGGCTGCGCGGTCGCCGCGATCGGCGCCTGCCTGCTGCTCGCCCGGCTCGCGCCCGCGACGCTCGCGGTGGTGTTCGGGGCCGGCACGATGACGCTGACGACGTACTCGCTGCACGTGGTGCTGCGGACCCCCTGGGCGTGGCCCGACGACGACGCGGCGACCTTCGCCCGGCACGTGCTGCTGGTGCTGGCGATCGGCGCGGCGTTCCGCCTGCTGGGTCGCAGCGGCCCGCTGGAACGGGTCGCCGCGCTGCTGGCCGGGAGCGTCCGGCGCAGCGTGCTGGGGCCGCAGCCGGACGGGATCCCCGTCGGGGCCCCCGAGCGCGGGGTCGAGCCCGGCGTCGACCGCGGCGTCGACCGCTGA
- the purS gene encoding phosphoribosylformylglycinamidine synthase subunit PurS: protein MARVVVDVMLKPEILDPQGKAVQGALPRLGFDGVSAVRQGKRFELEIDGELTSTRLAQVHEIAEKLLSNPVIEDFEVHVAEVEG from the coding sequence GTGGCACGTGTCGTCGTGGACGTCATGCTCAAGCCCGAGATCCTCGACCCGCAGGGGAAGGCGGTCCAGGGCGCGTTGCCCCGGCTCGGCTTCGACGGCGTGTCCGCGGTCCGGCAGGGCAAGCGCTTCGAGCTCGAGATCGACGGCGAGCTCACCTCGACCCGGCTCGCCCAGGTCCACGAGATCGCCGAGAAGCTGCTGTCGAACCCGGTGATCGAGGACTTCGAGGTCCACGTCGCGGAGGTCGAGGGGTGA